The Falsibacillus pallidus genome has a segment encoding these proteins:
- a CDS encoding MDR family MFS transporter: protein MFRTLHPNIKIRIYTSFLSRVVGSAVFPFMAIYFTKEINAAAAGVLVLIQVAVQFIAGLYGGFLADVIGRKRLMVAGEIMKAAAFAGMLAVNSPVFVSPWITFFMMLLIGVSSGIVNPAAEAMLIDVSTKETRAFMYSVNYWAVNLSIMLGLMIGGWFFEHYFFELIGVLTLMSLVTLWMTATFIIDSYVPEIGASKKSFGIKPLFKSYGMVIKDWTFMAFTLGGIAILSIEFQRNNFISVRLEKEIIPQTMNLLHLFSFEIDGIKLLSLLTVVNTLMIVIFTAAVAKWIKGKKEEPIMYAGFMLFGLGYFFLAFSNNLPALFISVIVLTIGELLYVPTRQSLLADIVDDTKRGAYMAMNGLVFQMGKMIGAIGLIVGNVIGGLAMGAGFLLLVVFGIAFSRMALNKSGKDAAVVKPRAAVGK from the coding sequence ATGTTTCGCACATTGCATCCCAATATCAAAATCAGGATTTATACTTCATTTTTAAGCAGGGTCGTGGGTTCAGCCGTCTTCCCGTTCATGGCCATCTATTTCACAAAGGAAATCAACGCAGCTGCCGCTGGTGTTTTAGTGCTGATCCAGGTGGCTGTTCAATTTATAGCTGGTTTATATGGAGGATTCCTCGCAGATGTCATTGGACGGAAACGGCTGATGGTCGCAGGGGAAATCATGAAGGCAGCCGCATTTGCAGGTATGCTTGCCGTGAATTCCCCGGTATTTGTTTCCCCATGGATCACATTTTTCATGATGCTATTGATTGGTGTATCATCTGGAATCGTGAATCCGGCTGCAGAAGCAATGCTCATTGATGTGAGCACGAAGGAAACAAGGGCATTCATGTACTCGGTCAATTATTGGGCTGTCAACCTGTCCATCATGCTCGGTTTGATGATCGGCGGCTGGTTCTTTGAACATTATTTCTTTGAATTGATTGGCGTTTTAACCCTCATGAGCCTGGTGACTCTTTGGATGACGGCGACATTCATCATTGACTCTTATGTGCCGGAAATAGGGGCATCAAAAAAGTCATTTGGGATCAAACCTTTGTTCAAGAGCTACGGAATGGTCATCAAAGACTGGACGTTTATGGCTTTTACACTTGGTGGAATTGCCATCCTGTCCATTGAATTTCAACGGAATAATTTCATTTCTGTAAGGCTGGAAAAAGAAATCATCCCACAGACAATGAATTTGCTCCATCTGTTTTCTTTTGAGATTGATGGGATAAAATTATTGAGTCTACTGACTGTAGTGAATACTTTGATGATTGTGATCTTCACGGCTGCTGTTGCCAAATGGATCAAAGGGAAAAAAGAAGAACCGATCATGTATGCGGGATTCATGTTATTCGGCCTTGGCTATTTCTTTTTAGCATTCAGCAATAATCTCCCAGCTCTTTTCATTTCCGTCATCGTCTTGACCATCGGAGAGCTCCTGTATGTTCCAACAAGGCAATCGCTTTTGGCCGATATCGTCGATGACACGAAGCGCGGCGCTTATATGGCGATGAACGGCCTTGTCTTTCAAATGGGGAAAATGATCGGTGCGATAGGCTTGATTGTCGGAAACGTCATTGGTGGCCTGGCGATGGGAGCGGGCTTTCTCCTACTGGTCGTGTTCGGGATTGCATTTTCCCGAATGGCTCTGAATAAGTCGGGAAAGGATGCCGCTGTCGTAAAACCGAGAGCTGCAGTGGGAAAATAA
- a CDS encoding ABC transporter substrate-binding protein yields the protein MQDRYFAMRAHFLEREFNGECAFKLKELEELWFCSLKNVKRILQQFEETGKISYIPGAGRGNPSRIRFSETFQKEVEAFMKDCMENGKLDQAALLLRLPIPKSWIAKVSSDIREMFGYQQGTEAKDVLHAFISRDFTTLDPLKASISFESHLIEYLGDTLVKYDARNDRILPHIAHHFESDASGTKWTFYLRKGIVFHHQEPLMSKDVAYTIERIRNSVDPSYQWLVKDIETVECDGPFKITILLKKQNPFFLRYMASPNLCILPSGIPFNEWEWIGTGPFCLKERSENKLVFEAFDRYFLERPLLDELHFYKVSQDAASIVDFTVQNPPAEEALSKHEIETGFRFLMCNLRKETIVQHPSFRKALFHLMDMPAMAKDLEWEQWVEASSFINRRSFPMKKDSAVIPLLLSEAGYRGETVHLYHMDYQSAFQVADWYRLQGEKHGIQFVLHPFTFHDFYGREIDRNADLIFMGEVFSLDHHLSFLGAFYNDTLFFRRLFPLDSLEWIDAKLELFKQGDSAARETIMYEIEGHIREHNLLIFQHHPIKTRTFHPMIKDVKFHSFGHFDFSKLWIPG from the coding sequence ATGCAAGACCGCTATTTTGCTATGAGGGCCCATTTCCTTGAAAGGGAGTTTAATGGGGAATGTGCATTTAAGCTGAAGGAGCTTGAAGAGCTTTGGTTCTGTTCCTTGAAGAATGTCAAAAGGATCCTGCAGCAGTTTGAGGAAACCGGAAAGATCTCATACATCCCCGGGGCAGGCCGAGGAAATCCTTCAAGAATCCGTTTCTCCGAGACTTTCCAGAAAGAAGTGGAAGCCTTCATGAAAGACTGCATGGAAAATGGGAAGCTGGATCAGGCGGCCCTTCTCCTAAGGCTACCGATTCCAAAATCATGGATTGCAAAGGTCTCAAGCGATATAAGGGAAATGTTCGGCTATCAGCAGGGTACGGAAGCAAAAGACGTCCTGCATGCATTCATCTCCAGGGACTTCACCACTCTAGATCCCTTGAAAGCCTCCATCTCCTTTGAGTCCCACTTAATCGAATACTTAGGCGATACGCTCGTCAAATATGATGCGCGGAATGACCGAATCCTGCCCCATATCGCTCATCACTTCGAATCGGATGCAAGCGGAACGAAATGGACCTTCTACCTTCGGAAAGGGATTGTCTTTCACCATCAAGAACCGCTTATGAGCAAGGATGTCGCTTATACTATCGAGAGGATTCGAAACAGTGTTGATCCCTCTTACCAATGGCTAGTCAAAGATATAGAAACTGTGGAATGCGACGGTCCATTTAAAATTACGATTCTATTAAAAAAGCAAAACCCATTCTTCTTAAGATATATGGCATCACCAAACTTGTGCATCCTGCCTTCGGGGATCCCTTTCAACGAATGGGAATGGATCGGCACCGGCCCCTTCTGTTTAAAGGAGCGTTCAGAGAATAAATTAGTATTCGAAGCATTCGACCGCTACTTTCTTGAAAGGCCGCTGCTGGATGAACTTCATTTTTATAAAGTGAGCCAGGATGCCGCATCAATTGTTGATTTCACCGTCCAAAACCCTCCGGCTGAAGAAGCTCTCAGCAAACACGAGATCGAAACCGGCTTTCGGTTTCTGATGTGCAATTTAAGGAAAGAAACAATCGTCCAGCACCCCTCGTTCCGAAAAGCTCTTTTTCATCTGATGGATATGCCTGCAATGGCAAAGGATCTGGAATGGGAGCAATGGGTTGAAGCAAGCAGCTTTATCAACCGTCGATCTTTTCCTATGAAGAAGGATTCTGCCGTGATTCCTCTTCTTTTAAGTGAGGCCGGCTATCGCGGAGAGACCGTGCACCTTTATCACATGGATTATCAGTCAGCATTTCAGGTGGCCGATTGGTACAGGTTGCAGGGAGAGAAGCACGGGATTCAGTTTGTGCTGCACCCCTTCACGTTCCATGACTTCTATGGCAGGGAAATTGATAGAAATGCAGATTTGATCTTTATGGGGGAGGTCTTTTCCCTAGACCATCACCTTTCGTTTCTCGGAGCATTTTACAACGACACGCTTTTCTTCCGGAGGCTCTTTCCTTTGGACTCCCTTGAATGGATCGATGCAAAGCTGGAACTCTTTAAACAAGGGGATTCTGCTGCGAGGGAAACTATCATGTATGAAATTGAGGGGCATATCCGGGAGCACAATCTACTAATCTTTCAGCATCACCCGATTAAAACGAGGACCTTCCATCCGATGATCAAAGATGTGAAGTTCCACTCGTTCGGCCATTTTGATTTTTCTAAGCTTTGGATTCCGGGTTGA
- a CDS encoding LysE family transporter, whose protein sequence is MAIASFILYIFVTAYTPGPNNIMAMVSANKYGFKRTIKFCLGVGTGFLIIMLLCSYFNLFLRTTVPKIEFSLSIFGSFYMVYLALKIMFSKEKKSESDVKKKFGFSTGMLLQFINPKVILYGITAVSTFILPFYHSQFSLMIFSLILALVGFSGTICWTIFGALFQKFLRKYRIQFNFVMALLLIYSALSIWVEN, encoded by the coding sequence TTGGCTATCGCATCATTTATCCTGTATATCTTTGTAACTGCTTATACTCCAGGACCCAATAACATTATGGCAATGGTATCCGCTAATAAGTATGGTTTTAAAAGGACAATCAAGTTCTGTTTGGGTGTCGGCACAGGGTTTTTAATCATTATGTTGTTGTGCAGTTATTTTAATCTTTTTCTGAGAACCACCGTACCAAAAATAGAATTCAGCCTTTCCATCTTTGGCTCGTTCTATATGGTGTATTTAGCTCTGAAAATTATGTTCAGTAAAGAAAAAAAGTCTGAAAGCGACGTGAAGAAAAAATTTGGTTTTTCTACAGGGATGCTCCTGCAGTTCATAAACCCAAAGGTAATTCTATATGGCATAACCGCTGTTTCAACCTTTATCCTGCCATTCTATCATTCTCAATTCAGCTTGATGATATTTTCATTGATTCTAGCTCTCGTCGGTTTTTCAGGCACCATTTGCTGGACTATTTTTGGAGCATTATTTCAAAAATTCTTAAGAAAATACAGAATTCAGTTCAACTTTGTAATGGCCCTGCTTCTTATTTACAGTGCCTTGTCGATATGGGTGGAGAATTAG
- a CDS encoding helix-turn-helix domain-containing protein: protein MEDINLIIAKNLKSFRERKKLSLEKVAENTGVSKTMISQIERGESSPTITTIWKIANGLKISFTSLINNPQPDTKVIFKKDVQTFSEDNGKYRIYPFFPFEEDRRFEVFSVEIDKGGYLSSESHGEGTEEYLTVYEGEVTVRVDNIEYTVKNGDSIRFKVDKPHSYHNSGDTLTRLSMIIYYPM from the coding sequence ATGGAAGATATTAATTTAATCATTGCCAAGAACTTAAAATCATTTAGGGAACGGAAAAAATTGAGCCTGGAAAAAGTAGCAGAAAACACCGGGGTAAGTAAAACCATGATCAGTCAAATCGAACGAGGAGAATCGAGCCCCACCATTACTACGATATGGAAAATTGCGAATGGACTAAAGATTTCTTTTACATCCTTGATAAATAATCCGCAGCCGGATACGAAAGTCATCTTTAAAAAAGATGTGCAAACATTTTCGGAGGATAACGGAAAATATAGAATTTATCCTTTTTTCCCATTTGAGGAAGATCGGCGATTTGAAGTTTTCTCGGTTGAGATTGATAAAGGCGGATATCTAAGCTCAGAGTCCCATGGAGAAGGAACCGAGGAATATTTGACTGTTTATGAAGGAGAAGTAACGGTCCGGGTCGATAACATAGAATATACGGTTAAAAACGGGGACTCTATCAGGTTCAAAGTCGATAAACCACATTCCTACCATAATTCAGGTGATACTTTGACCAGGTTAAGCATGATTATCTATTATCCGATGTAG
- a CDS encoding DUF1648 domain-containing protein: MDSFNRPVIKLKKSPLQIILNSLGIIAFSGTIFYTLLSWGDLPPRIPTHFNAAGEVDGMGSKGSIWALPVIGLILWIGLTILENYPHVYNYINLTKETAERQYKNAVLMVNILKNLIIVLFSYLTWVGIQIGKGHQEGLGIWFLPVFLVLILGTVIFFIVRSVRIS, encoded by the coding sequence ATGGATTCCTTCAATCGTCCAGTAATAAAGCTAAAAAAATCCCCATTACAAATCATTTTAAATAGCCTCGGCATCATCGCCTTTTCAGGAACTATTTTTTATACCTTGCTTTCATGGGGCGATCTGCCTCCACGCATCCCGACTCATTTCAATGCGGCGGGGGAAGTGGATGGCATGGGATCAAAGGGATCGATTTGGGCACTACCTGTCATTGGCCTTATCCTTTGGATCGGTCTAACCATTCTTGAAAACTACCCGCACGTGTATAATTACATCAACTTGACGAAAGAAACAGCAGAACGGCAATATAAAAACGCCGTACTGATGGTCAACATCCTGAAAAACCTCATCATCGTACTTTTTTCTTATCTGACATGGGTGGGAATCCAAATCGGGAAAGGCCACCAGGAGGGGCTTGGAATATGGTTCCTGCCTGTCTTTCTCGTTCTTATCCTTGGGACGGTTATTTTTTTCATCGTGCGGTCGGTTAGAATTTCGTGA